A segment of the uncultured Desulfobulbus sp. genome:
ATTTCATCTGATGCATCGTGGCATGGTCAAAGATGGCCTGATTAATGATAATTTCCAGAGACTCGATTTCTTCCAGGTTGGCTCCGCTGAAGTCGGCCCCAGTGAAATCCCCCCTGGAGAGTTTTGCTCCCTTCAGATTGGCATTGGCAAAATTGGCTCGGTGTGCCTTGGCTGCGCCGATGTTAGCCCCTTCGAGGTTGGCCCCTGTCAAGTTTGTATCGATCAAAATTCCCCGAGCAAGAATAGCCCCTGAGAGATTTGCTCCCTTGAGACTCGCACCAGAAAAATCGACTTGTTCAAGAAAACAACCGCTGAGATCAATCCCATCAAGAATCTCTCCGTGGAGGTCGATGCATGCCCAATCCAAATTACTTAGATTCCCCATCGTTGCAAACATTCGAAGAAACCGCGCTTTAACCACTTCGATAGTATCTCCATGAGGCGGCAATCCATTCTTCATGAAATGGGCTCCCATAAGATACATTCCCTTGAAATCGGCCTCTGCCTTCTTCAAATTTTTCTCGATATCATAATTTTGCGTTTCCAAAATACTGTGGAGCTGTTTCTCAACCTCTTCAATAGGTCCGGTTTCAACACCAGCCTCTTTCATTCCGAGGATATGCTGTGACGCATCAGCTATAAGGGGTGATATTTTATTAATGTTATTCAATATTTCGGCTACAGATAAACGTGGTAACTTATCAATTTGTTCAGCAGAGACTCCAATGTTATTTATAGAATTCATTGCATCTTGAAATTGAACTCTTGCCTGCTCCTGGAGTTCGGATAACCCGTCAACTGATAGTTTTTTACTTTCTGAGTTAATTTTATATTTAATATTTTCAATTTCATTAAGTGTGTCATTGTTTTTTTCTTTTATAAAAGAATCAATTTCATCCATTATCTGATCAATTTTATCAAAAGAAAATTTTTTAAGTTCTATTTTTTTTATGTCTCCGCTGGTTATTCCAGGGATTATTTTTTCTAGCCTATTATTCAATTTGTTTGTTTCTTGTTCATTGTTGATGTTTTTGTCTAGTAAATCTTTTATATTAAATTTTTCTTCATTGTTAATATTTAAATTCTCCATTTGTTTTTCTGAAATATTTTGAATTTCTTCAATTTTTTCTGACACCATCGCTTGAATCGTATTTACTTTTTTGTTGAGATTTTTTTCGAATTCCTTTTTTCCCCCTTCCTTGAGCGCTCTCTCTTGGAAAATTTCCATCGCGCATTTTGTTCCCGGTGGAATCAAGTCATCTGTATTTAGATGGTGTAGCAGGGGATCGTTCTCGGTTGCACGTCTTTCGAATGCGTGTCGATAATACTCCGTGCTTCGAATCTGGTTGCCTCGATTTTCATAGGCAGCAAGCAAGGATTTTACTTCATTAGCTTCTTCATTGGCCACTTCAATAACGCCACGCCAGATTTGCAAACACAATAATTTTTCTGGAAAGAACCAAATCGTATCCAAATTCAAAGGTATCTCAGTAAAATCCATCATTTCATCAAATTTGGAGTGCTGAATAAAACAACGAACTGAAAATCCGGGAAGGTCTCCTGTGATCAGGGGGCGATCAGGGTGCATGTTTCTGATCTCATAAGATTCATCGCCGCGCCAAAATCCATCTAGTCTCTGATCTTTGGGTGCACATTGAAAATATTCCCAGTTAAAGTCACCTGGAAAACCGGGAAAATAATCTCTAAGATAATTCTTGTTATACGTACCTTGATAGCAGGTTCTCTTTGGTAGGGTTTGTCCTATGGGGGAAAATCCGGCTGGTTCTGGGGTGTCTCCAGGTGCGCGAATCATGTCGTCTGGAAGTTCCAGTAAGGGGAGCATGCCATCGTTAAACCCCATTCCTTCAGGATTGCATACATATCCAGGGCCGCCAAAGGCATAAGAATATTGTATCGGTACGCGATGTATATATTCTGGTTGCGTGGGAAGTCCTCGCTCCCATCTCCTTGGGCCAAAAACCAGAAGCCTTTTGTTCAGGGGGCCAAGCCTGATATTTACCTCGCCGCCACGTGTTTGTTTTCCGCCTTGTGGGCAGAAATTGCCGGTTGATAAAAATTCCCCATGTAGCTTTGGCTTGCCCATATCAAGGGAGCAAAAGGAGTCAACTGATTGCAAAATTGAAGGTAAATAGTCAAACTCTAACAATGCGTCATTCGTCTCGAGATCCAAGCCAAGAGACGCCGAAACAACAAAATAAAATCGCCCACTCTGTTCAAATGTTTGCTGATTGATCCCAATCTGTAATGGTCTTATTGATTTCATGATTATCCGGCGAATATGTTAAAGCCTTGTTCGAAACTAAGACTACTAGAGTGGAGTTTGAGTTCCCTTTTAATGAGGGCAAGATTTTCGGCTCCGATCTTGCTTTCAGCTTGCGCAAGCATTAATTCTTGAACCTTAGCCTTGACCGCCGCATCCTTCTGTGCCTCGAGCCCGATTGTCTTAAACCCTGACCATCCCGTTACTTCATTCAGGGAAGCTTCAAGGCCTCGCTTGGCATCCATTTTTACGTAAATTCCGGTGGAAACATTCACGTCCATCGCCAGTGATGCAGATGCATTTACGGAAATTCTACCGCCGGCGCTCAAAGAGACATCGGCAACTAGACTGGATAGACTCGTGGAGAATTTGATTCTTGGAACTAAAGCAAAATTTGCGGAAAAGGAGAACCAGCCATGATTTTTATACTCATAGGTATTTATGAGGCCGGAAACGGGATCCCAGTGGGCCTCTTGGGAATCTCCTTTTCCAGCTTTTTCCCAGGCCATTTTTTTTCCAGAATCGCTGAACCTTGTTGACTCACGGGTTCCACCATATTGAAATTCGTAAATGTCTCCTCTGGTATGGTTTTCGGAGTTCCCGACTTTAATTGAAATTTCATTCCCCCTGGTGTAGCTGTAACTGTCGCCAATTTTTTTTTCAACCCATGTAGTGTCCGTATGCATCGGTCCTTCTTTTGCAGAAGTGTCCCTGTCTTGCTCATATATGCAATCACTTGTTGGTTTACCTGTAGATGAATCAATATTTTTGAAGCTGCTTCCGACCTTGCCAAACCAGGTTGTAATCTTTCCATCACCTGGTTTATTGATAACGTCTCCAATGTTTCCTTGGAATGACTCTCCTGATGTAAAAAAAGCGCCTAATCCAGAAGATGCTGCTGTTACGGCAAGGCTAATGCTGCTAAATGTAGCGAAAGTTGCTCCTGATATTGATTCTCCTAGTGCCAATGCACATGCACCCATTGTTGAACCAACAAACAATAACGTTCCACCAATTATTCCACCTCCTACCAGAGCACCGCTCCATGGGCTAAAATCATCAGTTGTAGTTTCTTGATCTTGTGGCCATAAATATTTATTTTGTACATTTAGATTTGATTTTTGATTAATATGAAACTCTGCATAACTATTTCCTAAATTATAATTCCAGTAGCCACCAAAGTCATAAATATTTCCTTCTTGTGTTTTAACCGTATCGAGACTTGATACTTTAATATGTGCATTGTTTAGCACGGTACTCCAATCCTCTGAATCGCCAGTGTGACGGTTGAAAAGATTGGTTGGGTTGTATTCATCAGTGTTTGTGAAATGGTCGAGTAAGTCTCCGGTTAATGGAATATTTGAACTGCTATCTTTCTTTGGTGCGTCGGCGTTTTTTCCACAACGATATTCCCCATATTGCTGCTGTGCTTCCATCCATAAATCATGTTCGGAGTGGATGCGAATACCGTCTCCAGCGGTTTCATTTATCGTTGTTAACGGATCATTGGGTGCCCCGATGCGGAACCAAGAATTGGCCGTGGGGCTCTGCATGATAATGCGCTCTTTCCCTTTTTTGTCCTCGATGCGGATTTTATTGTCCCCTCCGGTCTGGATAACCGACTCCGTCTGGTTCTTGGCGGTCGAGGGGCTCGGTGTCTCCGGGTTGGGCACCGCAGAGGCGATCACCGGCCGGTCGGGATCGCCGCCTATAAAGGTCAACAGCACCTCGGTGCCCTTGGGCAGGGGGAAATGCATCCCCCGTTTGGGACCGGCATAGGGCTGGGCCATGCGCAGGAAACAAGAGGCCTTGCCGGCCCTATGTTCCTCATTGATATCAAAGGGCAGCCGAACCTTGTAGCGCCCCTGATCGTCGAGTTCGGCGTATTCGCCGCTGCCCTCGGCGTCGACCACGGCATGCAGGGTTCCGGAGATGCGGGGTTTGGCGGTGACCCGTTCGGCGCGGTACTGGACCTCAGCCGGAATGGCCACAAAGGTATTGCGGTAGGAGACAGCCTGCTCCACATCTGACAGCGCACGTTGCAACCCGGAGATGAGATAGCCGGTCTGGTTACCCTCGTGGTGGACCTCGCAGACCAGATATTTGCGATTAAAATCATCACGGTAATGGTTTGTCAGAGAGAAGGTATAGCCCGGCATCATGAAGGGGACCGTACTCTCGCCGATAAATTCACGCTTGCGGCAGAAGAGGGACTCTGCATATATCTTGGCCAGCCGGTTGCCTTCTTCCGGCGTCCTGAAATACTCTCCATAGAGATAGCTTTCTCCACGTCCCTGCGGATCGACCATCGCCGTACCGGTGAGTTCCAGACTGGGGCGCTCATAGTTGTGGTCACGAAGGAGGACCTTCTGCGGCAGCATTTTTTGGCGGCAGATGAGGTTGGTGATCACCTCATCCTGATGGTGTCCTTCCAGGCCGGAAGGGGGGGCATAGATCAGATTCCCTTCTTGGGGGAAATCCATCTGGCTGATCATGGAATCGGTGATCACCACCTTGTCCACGCCATCTGTCTGTTCAAAGAAATAATACAACCCTTCCCGTTCCAGCCAGCGGCAAA
Coding sequences within it:
- the tssI gene encoding type VI secretion system tip protein TssI/VgrG is translated as MKFLTENRFSFVSAGLAPATFGVVHFSGREAISALFEFNITLVTDDPNLDLDRILLGPATFSIHRPNDQQVDFTGILSQFEQLHAFNECIFYRAQLRPRLWWLTLTHHNQVCLNLPVVSSPSSSPQASLIGRILIDGGLTALDFAFRNQKTYAPQDYVCQYDESHYAFFCRWLEREGLYYFFEQTDGVDKVVITDSMISQMDFPQEGNLIYAPPSGLEGHHQDEVITNLICRQKMLPQKVLLRDHNYERPSLELTGTAMVDPQGRGESYLYGEYFRTPEEGNRLAKIYAESLFCRKREFIGESTVPFMMPGYTFSLTNHYRDDFNRKYLVCEVHHEGNQTGYLISGLQRALSDVEQAVSYRNTFVAIPAEVQYRAERVTAKPRISGTLHAVVDAEGSGEYAELDDQGRYKVRLPFDINEEHRAGKASCFLRMAQPYAGPKRGMHFPLPKGTEVLLTFIGGDPDRPVIASAVPNPETPSPSTAKNQTESVIQTGGDNKIRIEDKKGKERIIMQSPTANSWFRIGAPNDPLTTINETAGDGIRIHSEHDLWMEAQQQYGEYRCGKNADAPKKDSSSNIPLTGDLLDHFTNTDEYNPTNLFNRHTGDSEDWSTVLNNAHIKVSSLDTVKTQEGNIYDFGGYWNYNLGNSYAEFHINQKSNLNVQNKYLWPQDQETTTDDFSPWSGALVGGGIIGGTLLFVGSTMGACALALGESISGATFATFSSISLAVTAASSGLGAFFTSGESFQGNIGDVINKPGDGKITTWFGKVGSSFKNIDSSTGKPTSDCIYEQDRDTSAKEGPMHTDTTWVEKKIGDSYSYTRGNEISIKVGNSENHTRGDIYEFQYGGTRESTRFSDSGKKMAWEKAGKGDSQEAHWDPVSGLINTYEYKNHGWFSFSANFALVPRIKFSTSLSSLVADVSLSAGGRISVNASASLAMDVNVSTGIYVKMDAKRGLEASLNEVTGWSGFKTIGLEAQKDAAVKAKVQELMLAQAESKIGAENLALIKRELKLHSSSLSFEQGFNIFAG
- a CDS encoding DUF2169 domain-containing protein; its protein translation is MKSIRPLQIGINQQTFEQSGRFYFVVSASLGLDLETNDALLEFDYLPSILQSVDSFCSLDMGKPKLHGEFLSTGNFCPQGGKQTRGGEVNIRLGPLNKRLLVFGPRRWERGLPTQPEYIHRVPIQYSYAFGGPGYVCNPEGMGFNDGMLPLLELPDDMIRAPGDTPEPAGFSPIGQTLPKRTCYQGTYNKNYLRDYFPGFPGDFNWEYFQCAPKDQRLDGFWRGDESYEIRNMHPDRPLITGDLPGFSVRCFIQHSKFDEMMDFTEIPLNLDTIWFFPEKLLCLQIWRGVIEVANEEANEVKSLLAAYENRGNQIRSTEYYRHAFERRATENDPLLHHLNTDDLIPPGTKCAMEIFQERALKEGGKKEFEKNLNKKVNTIQAMVSEKIEEIQNISEKQMENLNINNEEKFNIKDLLDKNINNEQETNKLNNRLEKIIPGITSGDIKKIELKKFSFDKIDQIMDEIDSFIKEKNNDTLNEIENIKYKINSESKKLSVDGLSELQEQARVQFQDAMNSINNIGVSAEQIDKLPRLSVAEILNNINKISPLIADASQHILGMKEAGVETGPIEEVEKQLHSILETQNYDIEKNLKKAEADFKGMYLMGAHFMKNGLPPHGDTIEVVKARFLRMFATMGNLSNLDWACIDLHGEILDGIDLSGCFLEQVDFSGASLKGANLSGAILARGILIDTNLTGANLEGANIGAAKAHRANFANANLKGAKLSRGDFTGADFSGANLEEIESLEIIINQAIFDHATMHQMKFIERTIKGTTFKGAQMETAVFYNCSLDEVDCSGATLPKSVWADCALEKVCFDGADISSNCFVATDEGKSTLKKLSLAGACLNRSTFMNLDMQFTNFSKATMEGALFNGSDLSGADLTNVNAKQAQFRKTNLNGAKLDNINLAEGSLAKAQLTNASFRGANLYAVDCLRCQVGKTDFTHANLESTLLENGVPQ